From the genome of Clavelina lepadiformis chromosome 2, kaClaLepa1.1, whole genome shotgun sequence:
AGATTTGTCCCCCAAACAATCTTTTTGGAACATTTTCTGCATCAATTGAATTATTTACTCTGTGTTCTAGACAAATTTGATACACAAGGCTTTCTTTTCATACTGTTATAAGGTAGCTTTAGTTACTTTGGAAGACAAGCTACCTAAACACGTTACAAATGAAAGTTTGCACATGTAGACAATGAATAATATGGATATTTCACACCAAAAACAACTGAAGGATTTTTTACAAACTCTAACATTTGAACTTAATGGCTTATCAGCAAAAGACCACCGGGACTATGTGTTCCAGATTTTTGATAAAGAAGATGATGTTGGTGGATTCAGAGACCATGACAGAGAGGTTCATACTCGACTGCCATTGGAATGTTCCAAGCAACGGATTTTTAAGCTACTGAGAGCCAAACTTTTACAGCATAAGTAATTTCTGCAtatgtttcataatttttgttttatgtatttagtttttgaaattaatgagTGCTGAGTTTTCAGAGTTCATTTAACAATGCTTTTGCATTCCTGTACAAAAGATGCtaagtttttaagttttgcatGATGTCAGTTGTCATTATGACAGCGTAATAATACCCTAGCAATTTTACTTACACCTAatattactgtatatgtaaCATAGTAGCCTATGATTTCTAGCACACTGCATTACATGtataaaactattttagtTATGAGCAAATTCATTTAAAGTCAacacttaaaacaaaaaccttATGCTCTGTTTTTAGATGGGGAGATGTAGCAACGATTTTGCATGGTATTGCGATGCTTTCTTGGAAGAAATACAATAACAACCCAAATTCTGAAGTTAGTATGATCTAAGGTCTACTTTGTCTTAGTTCTAACCTGGTCACAGAAACAGCATGTTATTATGTGTGTTTTAAAGTGTCCGTGAATGAAAAGGGACATTTGGTGAAatctttaaatgttttttatatatacactatatatacttataaaacttattttatatatataactcTTTGAAGCATGTCCACTGGTCTTAGCAAAATCCTTACCATATACTTAGGCCGACTCAAAAGCTACCTCCCATTTGTACGTACCGAAACATGTTTTCAACGTATATCTGGCAAATAAACTCCCTTCCGGTTTTTGTCcaatattttttcttgaaaaggAGACTATATTGTCAATATCAGTGGCACAGACAGGCCCTGATTTTGTGCATTTCTTATTTCATATacatttaaaatgttgtttgtttattaactatttatttatttatgaaaaaattagaaaaataaattgtacaaCTGTCAATGTGATTTGAATTTGTGTATGGATGGAGAAACTTGAGTATGAGGATGCATGGAGAAACGCATTTGTTATGGTGCGAGAATTTTAAGAATGTCTTAAAGctaaaagtttttgctttgaCAATGCATCTTTCAGCATGTATTCTCATATCAACTTTTGAAAACATGATATGATTTAAATGGCCACTTCATAGGGTTTGCAAACTTTCACTGAATTTCTTTTAGTTTCATTGGTAGCTTGAATGAGTCAACGGTAAAGCCATTTGCACTCACCATAATTACACCTGCTCCATAATATACCTAGTTACCTGAATGGGTGTGGTGTAATATTGggaagttttttattttgcagataATGTGGAGAATTGGGTCCGATGTACTTCATCATCATCCGCTCGGATTTAACAACCACGAACTGTTAGACACTCATCGCAGGACAATGGGGTTGTATTTCGAAACGATCGACCAGACTCACGTCTTGTTGGAGTATGTCTTCTCCCTTATACTCAAGCAGGATTTTGAAAAAGCGGAAGAAGAGTTAAAGTATTATCAGTCCATTGACAAAGGAATACGTTATAAAGATCGCAGGCGTAAAAATATAGCGTTTTGGGCGAAAATTATCGAAGGTTATTTGGGCTTAATAGAATATGCGCTGTGGAAGATTATGGTGACTAAAGAggatactaattttagcacaCAGCAAGACATGTTTGATATCACCACAGATAATAATGAGAAAAATAACGAAACATTAGCGGAGCTAGCTACATCACACTTCCGGAAAATTCTTTCGGAACCAGGGACGTGGGAtatctttgttttgaaacatgCAGAAATACTGCTTTATTACAATGATGTTGAACAGCTAAAGGATGATCTCTGTTCTTATTCTGTTACCAACAAAGACAATCCCAATGCCCACAAGTATCTCTACCGTTACTTGAAAAACTACGAATCAGACAGAGACGTTAGTCAACTAATAACTCTCCTCAAAAGATTGCACGTTATTTCTCCAGCAGATCCAGAAATGCTTGACCTTCATCGATATTTATTTGATAAGTGGTCAAATGATTTCCAGAGTTCAGAATTTCGGAAAGAGCCAGGTTCTTATGTTGATTTGCTGGAATCATTCGAAGTTTTGTTGTGCATGCTTGATCATGCTTGTTGGATAGACGATATTCGACCCTGGCGTGCTCTGGACAGTTCACTGAAGGCTATACAGGACAAATTAGAAAACGAAGTATTTCTTGACCTAATAAGTAAGATCTGGACTTTGTCAGAGCGTTGCCGCTGGTGGCTGCCGTTTCATTTCAATTTGACACAAGCTcgaaaaactttgcttttaaatgaTAGTGAAATGATCATGGCAAAATTAAATGTGGCATCTTTATTTACTTCCCCTGACAGTGACTTTTGCAAAGTGTTACGGgaaagttaaagttttattttttgtttgttgttgctaTCAGCACAGTATCAAAGTATTTTGGGTACATATTTGGCTTATCATGTATACTGATGTTTTACAGGATAGTGTGCATTACTTAGATTGTAAGCAGTTTAGTAGTTTACGCATTAATGTGCTTAACGCTAAAATGAAGCTGCTATTCTGTGACACATTTTCCCAAGATCCCCCGGATGGCTCCGTAACAAACAGCTGGGCAATCATTGAATTTCCAACCCCAGTTGTTCTTGGAGAAATTCATGCCATTCCACGTGGTGTTCGTGTGCACGAGCAGCTTACGGCCGAAGGGTAAAATAATTTGTACTGAGTTCATTTGCATGCATGATTTTAATGCGACTTGACATTAAaatttgtgcatttttaatgACAATGTTCTTTGTGTTTAGACAATGCGGCAAAACACTGCCGGCCCAATTCCGAATTGACTTCTTTGCTTGTGACCTGACCAACGAAGGAACTGCGACGACTTTTGGAAATCTTTGTGTTTTGGAATACGCTGAATCTGCAAGGACTTGCACTCTGCCAAGATTGCCTTTTGTGACCACAAAACTTCTCTGTAGTGGACGATATTCGATGGTGACTCTGGCTGTTTTTGGCGCTGAAGCTTCGGATTCAGCAGCTGTGAGAGCCATACACAAAAAGAGAGAGAATGACACCAGAATGCTGCCACATCCCCTAATTTCTCCCCCAGATACTCTTGAGAATGTTGAAAATCGGGGTTTCTTGCCACCTAAACCCCTTTCTGGGGGTTTAACAGCCCCATTGATGAGTACAGCTTCACAAGTCTCACCCATGCCCCCAACGACTGGATTCCAAGGTTACCCACAGGAAAAAGGCGGGTCTACTCCAGGGTACAATGTCGGGGAACGTGTCAATTATCAGGCTCCCTTTGATGGGCACATGTTTAGGGATCGTCAAGGAGATGGATTCCCGTTCTCTGCCGATCGACCTGGTGAGGATTTTCACAGAAAACCAGGTTTGCTGCCGACACCCAACGCTGTTGAAAGCGAGTCAATGGTGCGGAGAAATGCAAGACGATTTGGTCAGTTCGGCAGATTTTCTCAAACTGACCCAGGTTTTCAGAATCAGAACAGCCCCAAATGGGGTGGGGAACAACATCGCTTTCAAGCTCGTGACACCTCCTATCCAGACAGGCAGAATATTACAGGAAACAATGTGTTGCAAAATGAACCACATGGACAGAAACTTTTGCAACAAGCACAGGTAAAATGCTGTCCTGTTTGATATGTTTTAAAGGCAATTTTAAGGCATGTGATTACTAAATTGTTTgcgattcatttaattacTAGACTACTTTGAAGCTTTTGatttgtttcag
Proteins encoded in this window:
- the LOC143445083 gene encoding TATA box-binding protein-associated factor RNA polymerase I subunit A-like codes for the protein MNNMDISHQKQLKDFLQTLTFELNGLSAKDHRDYVFQIFDKEDDVGGFRDHDREVHTRLPLECSKQRIFKLLRAKLLQHKWGDVATILHGIAMLSWKKYNNNPNSEIMWRIGSDVLHHHPLGFNNHELLDTHRRTMGLYFETIDQTHVLLEYVFSLILKQDFEKAEEELKYYQSIDKGIRYKDRRRKNIAFWAKIIEGYLGLIEYALWKIMVTKEDTNFSTQQDMFDITTDNNEKNNETLAELATSHFRKILSEPGTWDIFVLKHAEILLYYNDVEQLKDDLCSYSVTNKDNPNAHKYLYRYLKNYESDRDVSQLITLLKRLHVISPADPEMLDLHRYLFDKWSNDFQSSEFRKEPGSYVDLLESFEVLLCMLDHACWIDDIRPWRALDSSLKAIQDKLENEVFLDLISKIWTLSERCRWWLPFHFNLTQARKTLLLNDSEMIMAKLNVASLFTSPDSDFCKVLRES